The following are from one region of the Nicotiana tabacum cultivar K326 chromosome 3, ASM71507v2, whole genome shotgun sequence genome:
- the LOC142177447 gene encoding uncharacterized protein LOC142177447 encodes MGPFVCSFGHKYILDVVDYVSKWVEAVALPTNDARMVVGFLKKNIFTHFGTLRVIISDGGTHFCNRAFEKLLAKYDVHHKVATPYHPQTSRQVEVSNREIKSVLTKTLNLDIEAAGTMRITELHELDEFRYLAFERTRLHKERMKRMHDQNIVEGHFNPGDKVKCTHLGRDATQVPPLVDRAVPREQGVKLVRHSLTALGLSPNRRRTGARQRHLRNC; translated from the exons atgggaccctTCGTCTGCTCTTTTGGCCATAAGTACATACTTGATGTtgtggattacgtgtccaaatgggtagaagctgtagCATTGCCAACTAATGATGCAAGAATGGTGGTGGGATTtctgaagaagaacatattcacccatTTTGGGACACTGAGAGTGATTATCAGTgatggaggcactcacttctgcaatCGAGCCTTCGAGAAGTTGCTAGCAAAGTATGATGTGCACCACAAGGTGGCAACCCCGTATCATCCCCAGACCAGTAGACAGGTTGAAGTGTCaaatagagagataaagagtgtattGACCAAGACG CTGAACCTAGACATTGAGGCTGCGGGCACAATGAGAATCACTGAATTgcatgagcttgatgagttcagATATTTGGCTTTTGAGAGAACAAGGTTgcacaaggaaagaatgaagaggaTGCATGACCAGAACATTGTTGAGGGACATTTCAACCCCGGCGACAAG GTAAAATGCACCCATCTAGGAAGAGACGCAACACAGGTTCCTCCACTAGTGGACCGGGCAGTTCCTCGAGAGCAAGGGGTTAAGCTAGTGCGCCACAGTTTGACAGCACTAGGTTTGTCTCCAAACCGGCGGAGGACAGGTGCAAGGCAAAGGCATCTAAGAAATTGTTAG